The Streptomyces camelliae genome window below encodes:
- a CDS encoding TetR/AcrR family transcriptional regulator, with protein sequence MPRTTDGDGTPVPQRLLAAATRLFAEQGYDRTSVQEIVEAAGVTKGALYHYFGSKDDLLHEVYARVLRLQQERLDHFADMDAPVEQRLRGAAADVVVTTIENLDDAMIFFRSMHHLSPEKSKQVRAERRRYHERFRALIEEGQKEGVFSTATPADLVVDYHFGSVHHLSTWYRPDGPLTPQQVADHLADLLLRALRP encoded by the coding sequence GTGCCCAGGACGACGGACGGGGACGGGACACCCGTCCCGCAGCGGCTGCTGGCCGCCGCCACCCGGCTCTTCGCGGAGCAGGGCTACGACCGCACCTCGGTGCAGGAGATCGTGGAGGCGGCCGGCGTCACCAAGGGGGCGCTGTACCACTACTTCGGCTCCAAGGACGACCTCCTGCACGAGGTGTACGCGCGCGTGCTGCGCCTCCAGCAGGAGCGGCTCGACCACTTCGCCGACATGGACGCGCCGGTCGAGCAGCGCCTGCGGGGCGCCGCGGCGGACGTGGTCGTCACGACGATCGAGAACCTCGACGACGCGATGATCTTCTTCCGCTCGATGCACCACCTGAGCCCGGAGAAGAGCAAGCAGGTCCGCGCCGAGCGCCGGCGCTACCACGAGCGGTTCCGCGCGCTGATCGAGGAGGGCCAGAAGGAGGGCGTCTTCTCCACGGCGACCCCGGCCGACCTGGTCGTGGACTACCACTTCGGCTCCGTCCACCATCTGTCGACCTGGTACCGCCCGGACGGCCCGCTCACCCCGCAGCAGGTCGCCGACCACCTCGCCGACCTGCTGCTGCGGGCGCTGCGGCCGTAG
- a CDS encoding acyl-CoA dehydrogenase family protein — translation MDFAFDARTEELRAKLLAFMDEFVYPAEPVAEEQRARLASPWDTPAVVGELKAEARKQGLWNLFLPDAEYGAGLTNLQYAPLAEITGRSPHLAPTATNCAAPDTGNMEVLAQFGNEQQKKQWLEPLLAGEIRSAFAMTEPEVASSDATNITTHIERDGDEYVITGRKWYISGAMNPDCAIFIVMGKTDPDGADIRRQQSMVLVPRDTPGVTVKRAMQVFGYEDHSHGGHAEVIFDHARVPVTNLIGEEGGGFAIAQARLGPGRIHHCMRLIGMAERAIELMCRRAVSRTAFGKALAQQGVVQNWIADARVTVEQLRLLVLKTAWLMDTVGNKGAHTEIQAIKIATPRAVVGILDRAIQLHGAGGVSQDFPLAELYASARTLMLADGPDEVHQRSLARRELKKYL, via the coding sequence ATGGACTTCGCGTTCGACGCGCGCACCGAGGAACTGCGCGCCAAGCTGCTCGCTTTCATGGACGAGTTCGTGTACCCGGCCGAGCCGGTCGCCGAGGAGCAGCGGGCGCGGCTCGCCTCTCCCTGGGACACCCCGGCGGTGGTCGGGGAGCTGAAGGCCGAGGCCCGCAAGCAGGGGCTGTGGAACCTCTTCCTGCCCGACGCCGAGTACGGCGCGGGACTGACCAACCTGCAGTACGCGCCGCTCGCCGAGATCACCGGCCGCTCCCCGCATCTGGCGCCCACCGCGACGAACTGCGCTGCGCCCGACACCGGGAACATGGAGGTGCTGGCGCAGTTCGGCAACGAGCAGCAGAAGAAGCAGTGGCTGGAGCCGCTGCTGGCCGGTGAGATCCGCTCGGCGTTCGCGATGACCGAGCCGGAGGTCGCCTCCTCCGACGCCACGAACATCACCACGCACATCGAGCGGGACGGCGACGAGTACGTCATCACCGGCCGCAAGTGGTACATCTCCGGGGCGATGAACCCGGACTGCGCGATCTTCATCGTGATGGGCAAGACGGACCCCGACGGCGCCGACATCCGCCGCCAGCAGTCCATGGTCCTGGTCCCACGCGACACCCCGGGCGTCACCGTCAAGCGCGCGATGCAGGTCTTCGGCTACGAGGACCACTCGCACGGCGGCCACGCCGAGGTGATCTTCGACCACGCGCGCGTGCCGGTCACCAACCTGATCGGCGAGGAGGGCGGCGGCTTCGCCATCGCCCAGGCCCGGCTCGGCCCCGGCCGGATCCACCACTGCATGCGGCTGATCGGCATGGCCGAGCGGGCGATCGAGCTGATGTGCCGCCGGGCGGTCTCCCGCACGGCGTTCGGCAAGGCGCTGGCCCAGCAGGGAGTGGTCCAGAACTGGATCGCCGACGCGCGGGTCACCGTCGAGCAACTGCGGCTGCTGGTGCTGAAGACGGCCTGGCTGATGGACACCGTCGGCAACAAGGGCGCCCACACGGAGATCCAGGCCATCAAGATCGCCACTCCGCGGGCGGTGGTCGGCATCCTGGACCGGGCCATCCAGTTGCACGGCGCGGGCGGGGTGAGCCAGGACTTCCCGCTGGCCGAGCTGTACGCGAGCGCCCGCACCCTGATGCTGGCCGACGGCCCGGACGAGGTGCACCAGCGGTCGCTGGCGCGGCGGGAGCTGAAGAAGTACCTGTAA
- a CDS encoding phosphotransferase family protein: protein MSTDHPPGLDLDRLRALLDRERPGLVGGPLTGRLIEGGRSNLTYAVSDGTAKWVVRRPPLGHVLATAHDMKREHRVISALHPTQVPVPRPVLLCEDTEVLGAPFYVMEFVEGTPYRTAEQLAPLGADRTRNAVLSLVDTLVELHAVDPAEVGLADFGRPEGFLDRQLRRWGKQLDASRNRDLPGIDELHAALGRELPVSPAPAVVHGDYRLDNVLIGDDDRIKAILDWEMSTLGDPLTDLGLLVMYSRPLELPDSPISTTATAAGHPSPQELIERYATRSGRDVSAVSWYTAFAWFKLAVILEGIHYRYTLGQTVGRGFDRIGDLVPVFIDHGLTTLQEG from the coding sequence ATGAGCACCGACCACCCGCCCGGACTCGACCTGGACCGGCTGCGCGCCCTGCTCGACCGCGAGCGCCCCGGTCTCGTCGGCGGCCCGCTGACCGGCCGGCTGATCGAGGGCGGACGGTCGAACCTCACCTACGCGGTCTCCGACGGCACCGCGAAGTGGGTCGTCCGGCGCCCCCCGCTCGGCCACGTGCTGGCCACCGCGCACGACATGAAGCGCGAGCACCGGGTGATCAGCGCCCTGCACCCGACCCAGGTGCCGGTCCCGCGCCCGGTGCTGCTGTGCGAGGACACAGAGGTGCTCGGGGCACCGTTCTACGTCATGGAGTTCGTCGAGGGCACCCCGTACCGCACGGCGGAACAGCTCGCCCCGCTCGGCGCCGACCGCACCCGGAACGCGGTGCTGTCCCTCGTGGACACGCTGGTCGAGCTGCACGCGGTGGACCCCGCCGAGGTGGGCCTCGCCGACTTCGGCCGGCCCGAGGGATTCCTGGACCGCCAGCTGCGCCGCTGGGGCAAGCAGCTGGACGCCTCCCGCAACCGCGACCTGCCCGGCATCGACGAGCTGCACGCGGCCCTGGGCCGGGAGCTGCCCGTCTCCCCCGCACCCGCCGTCGTGCACGGCGACTACCGCCTCGACAACGTCCTCATCGGGGACGACGACCGGATCAAGGCCATCCTCGACTGGGAGATGTCCACCCTCGGCGACCCGCTCACCGACCTGGGCCTGCTGGTGATGTACAGCCGGCCGCTGGAACTGCCCGACTCCCCCATCTCCACGACCGCCACGGCCGCCGGGCACCCCTCCCCGCAGGAGCTGATCGAGCGGTACGCCACGCGCTCGGGACGGGACGTGTCGGCCGTCTCCTGGTACACGGCGTTCGCCTGGTTCAAGCTCGCCGTGATCCTGGAGGGCATCCACTACCGGTACACCCTCGGCCAGACGGTCGGGCGCGGCTTCGACCGGATCGGCGACCTCGTACCCGTCTTCATCGACCACGGACTGACCACTCTCCAGGAAGGCTGA
- a CDS encoding NUDIX domain-containing protein: MNPAEEILDIVDEHDRVVGRSPRGEAYARGLRHRCAFIEVRDASGRLFVHRRTATKLVFPSLYDMFVGGVVGAGESYDEAALREAEEELGVSGLPRPEFLFKFLYDDGAGASWWSAVYQVRCELPVRPQVEEVQWHGFLPEEEVERRLAEWEWVPDGRAAYERLRAFRSGR; the protein is encoded by the coding sequence ATGAACCCTGCTGAGGAGATCCTCGACATCGTCGACGAGCACGACCGGGTCGTCGGCCGGTCTCCGCGCGGCGAGGCGTACGCCCGGGGCCTGCGCCACCGCTGTGCGTTCATCGAGGTCCGGGACGCGTCCGGCCGGCTCTTCGTGCACCGCCGCACGGCCACCAAGCTGGTCTTCCCCTCGCTGTACGACATGTTCGTCGGCGGGGTCGTGGGGGCGGGCGAGTCCTACGACGAGGCGGCACTGCGGGAGGCCGAGGAGGAGCTGGGGGTGAGCGGGCTGCCGCGGCCGGAGTTCCTCTTCAAGTTCCTGTACGACGACGGGGCCGGGGCGAGCTGGTGGTCGGCGGTGTACCAGGTGCGCTGCGAGCTGCCGGTGCGGCCCCAGGTGGAGGAGGTCCAGTGGCACGGCTTCCTGCCCGAGGAGGAGGTCGAGCGGCGGCTCGCCGAGTGGGAGTGGGTGCCGGACGGGCGGGCGGCGTACGAGAGGCTGCGGGCGTTCCGTTCGGGCAGGTGA
- a CDS encoding DMT family transporter, whose protein sequence is MSVLVLLLAVSAACCVGFGFVLQQDAAQKAPLSDFLSFRLLLDLMRVPSWLGGLALMVAGMVLGAIALGKGEISLVEPLLATNLLFALTLSRYRTGQPLGRQGWAGLLLLAGGVSAFITAGEPRAGHAVSDPLRHWLIIGAMVGVALVLTMYGKRSRLSWGPVLLATAAGLLYGVQDALTRVSGIRFAEGGFAELVTGWQPYGVLVCGVTGLILVQSAFETAPLRMSLPALTAAEPLAGILCGVGFLGDRLRTDTGALAWEAAGLAAVVGGIVLLGLHPAMPCGTAEAEPPARDLQRR, encoded by the coding sequence GTGTCCGTTCTGGTTCTCCTGCTCGCCGTGAGTGCCGCCTGCTGTGTGGGTTTCGGGTTCGTGCTCCAGCAGGACGCGGCACAGAAGGCACCGCTGAGCGACTTCCTGTCCTTCCGGCTGCTGCTCGACCTGATGCGGGTGCCGAGCTGGCTGGGCGGGCTCGCCCTGATGGTGGCCGGCATGGTGCTGGGCGCGATCGCCCTCGGCAAGGGCGAGATCTCCCTGGTGGAACCGCTGCTCGCGACCAACCTGCTGTTCGCGCTCACCCTCTCCCGGTACCGGACCGGACAGCCACTGGGCCGCCAGGGCTGGGCGGGGCTGCTGCTGCTCGCGGGCGGGGTGAGCGCGTTCATCACGGCGGGCGAGCCACGGGCCGGCCACGCCGTCTCCGATCCGCTGCGGCACTGGCTGATCATCGGCGCGATGGTGGGCGTGGCCCTGGTGCTCACGATGTACGGCAAGCGCTCCCGGCTCAGCTGGGGACCGGTGCTGCTGGCCACCGCGGCCGGGCTGCTGTACGGCGTGCAGGACGCGCTGACCCGGGTGAGCGGCATCCGCTTCGCCGAGGGCGGCTTCGCCGAGCTGGTCACCGGCTGGCAGCCGTACGGGGTGCTGGTGTGCGGGGTCACCGGGCTGATCCTCGTGCAGAGCGCCTTCGAGACCGCCCCGCTGCGCATGTCGCTGCCCGCGCTGACCGCGGCCGAGCCGCTCGCCGGCATCCTGTGCGGGGTGGGTTTCCTCGGCGACCGGCTGCGCACCGACACCGGCGCGCTGGCCTGGGAGGCGGCGGGGCTCGCGGCCGTGGTGGGGGGCATCGTGCTGCTCGGGCTGCACCCGGCGATGCCGTGCGGCACGGCGGAGGCGGAACCCCCGGCCCGCGACCTCCAGCGCCGCTGA
- a CDS encoding molybdopterin-dependent oxidoreductase — translation MNSEQSEEPDGRPIGRRVFLGTLGLGALGVAAAPTLQRGLEGFLGSVAGKDPTGLTGLLPNGGGFRYYSVAASVPHKTAADYRLRIDGLVDHPRTYTLDDLRAQPQTRLVKDVQCVTGWRVPGTPFEGVRLSRLLDAAGVHGTAKAIRFTCFDGTYTESLTLDQARRPDILVALRMQDKDIGHDHGGPVRLYVAPMYFYKSAKWLSGITVTDRVEPGYWEHLGYDVDAWVGKSNGRTDVPTS, via the coding sequence GTGAACTCTGAACAATCCGAGGAGCCCGACGGCCGGCCCATCGGCCGCCGCGTCTTCCTCGGCACGCTCGGCCTGGGCGCGCTCGGCGTGGCCGCCGCGCCCACGCTGCAACGCGGTCTGGAGGGCTTCCTCGGCAGTGTCGCCGGCAAGGACCCCACCGGCCTGACCGGTCTGCTGCCCAACGGCGGCGGCTTCCGCTACTACTCCGTCGCCGCGTCGGTGCCGCACAAGACCGCCGCCGACTACCGGCTGAGGATCGACGGACTGGTCGACCACCCGCGCACCTACACCCTGGACGACCTGCGCGCCCAGCCGCAGACCCGGCTGGTCAAGGACGTCCAGTGCGTCACCGGCTGGCGGGTGCCCGGCACCCCCTTCGAGGGCGTCCGCCTCTCCCGCCTGCTGGACGCGGCGGGGGTCCACGGCACGGCGAAGGCGATCCGCTTCACCTGCTTCGACGGCACCTACACCGAGAGCCTCACCCTCGACCAGGCCCGCCGCCCGGACATCCTGGTCGCGCTGCGCATGCAGGACAAGGACATCGGCCACGACCACGGCGGCCCGGTCCGCCTCTACGTCGCCCCCATGTACTTCTACAAGTCCGCCAAGTGGCTCTCCGGGATCACGGTCACCGACCGGGTCGAGCCCGGCTACTGGGAGCACCTCGGCTACGACGTCGACGCCTGGGTCGGCAAGTCGAACGGACGGACCGATGTCCCTACGAGCTGA
- a CDS encoding L-idonate 5-dehydrogenase, giving the protein MLGCVIHGAGDLRVAELPVPEPGPGQALVAVRYGGVCGSDLHYWRHGGVGDFRLREPMLLGHEVVGTVVSYGAGATGPAPGTAVAVHPATPCGRCPECADGRANVCRDTRYLGSAARFPHVQGGFADRVAVPAGQLRALPDGLGLRRAALAEPLSVALHAVRRAGDVSGRHVLVTGAGPIGCLVVAAAKAAGAARVTVSDLVPRAREFAAAAGADTLVRADDPADAGWPEEVDVAVEASGVAAGLDTCLRLVRRGGVVVQLGMLPPGQSPFAGNLLVSREIELRGAFRFGAEFDDALHLLAARPQFDELISAVVPVHSAEHAFALAADRSRSCKVLLDFAG; this is encoded by the coding sequence ATGCTGGGTTGTGTGATCCACGGCGCGGGCGATCTGCGGGTCGCGGAGCTGCCGGTGCCCGAACCCGGGCCCGGCCAGGCCCTGGTCGCCGTCCGCTACGGCGGGGTGTGCGGCTCGGATCTGCACTACTGGCGGCACGGCGGGGTCGGCGACTTCCGGCTCCGCGAGCCGATGCTGCTCGGGCACGAGGTGGTGGGCACGGTGGTGTCCTACGGCGCCGGGGCCACGGGTCCCGCGCCGGGTACGGCGGTCGCCGTGCACCCCGCCACCCCGTGCGGGCGATGCCCGGAGTGCGCCGACGGGCGCGCCAACGTCTGCCGGGACACCCGGTATCTGGGCAGCGCGGCCCGCTTTCCGCACGTGCAGGGCGGGTTCGCGGACCGAGTGGCCGTGCCAGCCGGGCAGTTGAGGGCGCTGCCGGACGGCCTCGGGCTGCGCCGTGCCGCGCTCGCCGAGCCGCTGTCGGTGGCGCTGCACGCGGTGCGGCGGGCCGGGGACGTCTCCGGCCGGCATGTGCTGGTGACCGGGGCCGGGCCGATCGGGTGCCTGGTGGTCGCGGCGGCGAAGGCGGCCGGCGCGGCTCGGGTCACGGTGAGCGATCTCGTGCCCCGGGCACGGGAGTTCGCGGCCGCCGCCGGGGCCGACACCCTCGTCCGGGCCGACGATCCGGCGGACGCCGGGTGGCCCGAGGAGGTGGACGTGGCCGTCGAGGCGTCGGGGGTCGCGGCCGGGCTCGACACGTGTCTGCGGCTGGTACGGCGCGGGGGCGTGGTCGTCCAGCTCGGCATGCTGCCGCCGGGACAGAGCCCGTTCGCCGGGAACCTGCTGGTCAGCCGGGAGATCGAGCTGCGGGGCGCGTTCCGCTTCGGCGCCGAGTTCGACGACGCCCTCCATCTGCTCGCTGCGCGGCCGCAGTTCGACGAGCTGATCAGTGCCGTGGTGCCGGTGCACTCGGCCGAGCACGCCTTCGCGCTGGCCGCCGACCGGAGCCGGTCCTGCAAGGTGCTGCTGGACTTCGCCGGCTGA
- a CDS encoding SDR family oxidoreductase, translating into MTAHPLFDISGRTALVTGSSRGIGLALARGLAEAGCTVVLNGRDGDRLAEAAAELPGDRIHTAVFDVTDGASVAAGIADVEERVGPLDILVNNAGMQLRAPLLEFTDADWHRILDTNLTSAFLVGREAARRMTERGHGKIVNICSLQSEVVRPGIAPYAATKGALKMLTKGMCADWGPYGVQVNGLGPGYIETELTRPLVEDGEFSAWVRRRTPAGRWGRTEDLVGGVLFLASPAADFVSGQILYVDGGMTSVL; encoded by the coding sequence ATGACGGCTCACCCGCTCTTCGACATCAGCGGCCGCACAGCCCTGGTCACCGGCTCCAGCCGGGGCATCGGACTCGCGCTGGCCCGCGGTCTGGCCGAGGCCGGCTGCACGGTGGTCCTCAACGGACGGGACGGCGACCGGCTGGCCGAGGCGGCGGCCGAGCTGCCCGGGGACCGGATCCACACGGCGGTGTTCGACGTGACCGACGGCGCCTCGGTGGCCGCCGGGATCGCGGACGTCGAGGAGCGGGTGGGCCCGCTGGACATCCTGGTGAACAACGCGGGCATGCAACTGCGCGCCCCGCTGCTGGAGTTCACCGACGCCGACTGGCACCGGATCCTGGACACCAACCTCACCAGCGCCTTCCTGGTCGGCCGGGAGGCGGCCCGCCGGATGACCGAGCGGGGCCACGGCAAGATCGTCAACATCTGCTCGCTGCAGAGCGAGGTCGTCCGGCCCGGCATCGCGCCCTACGCCGCCACCAAGGGCGCCCTGAAGATGCTCACCAAGGGCATGTGCGCGGACTGGGGGCCGTACGGCGTCCAGGTCAACGGGCTCGGGCCCGGCTACATCGAGACCGAGCTGACCCGGCCCCTGGTCGAGGACGGGGAGTTCAGCGCCTGGGTGCGCCGGCGCACTCCGGCCGGCCGCTGGGGCCGTACCGAGGACCTGGTCGGCGGTGTGCTCTTCCTGGCCTCGCCGGCCGCCGACTTCGTGAGCGGTCAGATCCTGTACGTCGACGGCGGCATGACGAGCGTCCTGTGA
- a CDS encoding cytochrome b/b6 domain-containing protein produces MSLRADTPAPPSARIRRFGRTQRWVHRTTALLMGVCVVTAAILYIPQLAIMVGRRELVVRIHECAGLALPVPVLLGLASRGFRADLRFLNRFGPHDKVWLRAALVRDKRHSSRPAGKFNAGQKIYAAWIAGATLVMLGTGLLMWFTHLAPLMWRTSATFVHDWLALTIGVVLAGHIGMALGDPEARRGLRTGTVSREWAKREHPLWRP; encoded by the coding sequence ATGTCCCTACGAGCTGACACCCCGGCCCCGCCGAGCGCCCGGATCCGCCGCTTCGGACGGACCCAGCGGTGGGTGCACCGTACGACGGCCCTGCTGATGGGCGTGTGCGTGGTGACGGCGGCGATCCTCTACATCCCGCAGCTGGCGATCATGGTCGGCCGCCGCGAACTGGTCGTCCGCATCCACGAGTGCGCGGGCCTCGCCCTGCCGGTGCCGGTCCTGCTGGGCCTCGCCTCCCGTGGCTTCCGCGCGGACCTGCGCTTCCTCAACCGCTTCGGCCCGCACGACAAGGTCTGGCTGCGTGCCGCGCTGGTCCGTGACAAGCGCCACAGCTCCCGTCCGGCGGGCAAGTTCAACGCCGGCCAGAAGATCTACGCCGCCTGGATCGCCGGTGCCACGCTGGTCATGCTCGGCACCGGCCTGCTGATGTGGTTCACCCATCTCGCCCCGCTGATGTGGCGCACCTCGGCGACCTTCGTCCACGACTGGCTGGCCCTGACGATCGGCGTGGTCCTCGCGGGACACATCGGCATGGCCCTGGGCGACCCGGAGGCGCGCAGGGGGCTGCGCACGGGGACGGTCAGCAGGGAGTGGGCGAAGCGGGAACACCCGTTGTGGCGCCCCTGA